One Gammaproteobacteria bacterium genomic region harbors:
- a CDS encoding LuxR C-terminal-related transcriptional regulator → MSAKEIARVLNFSNRSVEYHIMKIKEKFDINSNIELLSIFLSCYRIEG, encoded by the coding sequence ATGTCAGCGAAAGAAATCGCGAGGGTTTTAAACTTTTCAAATCGTAGCGTTGAATATCACATTATGAAAATCAAAGAAAAATTTGACATCAATAGCAATATTGAATTGCTGAGTATATTTTTATCTTGCTATAGAATTGAAGGTTAA
- a CDS encoding TylF/MycF family methyltransferase has protein sequence MNQFQLDYLELIKNSVLDLLNTRCDKGVVDTQNKEDAFSDRVFQHVWHGRALSMCTITRLDSMFQFIFNTINNKVDGDIIECGVWRGGCAIYMQAILYILGRLDKKLFLADSYCGLPIPDTELDKEMYYNSNVEDVNRLFISEETVRDNFTRYNLLFDNVIFLKGWFKDTLPTDKIKSLSILRIDCDFYESTLTTLEQLYPKLSIGGYVVLDDYRLDICDEKKATDYYRKIHNIKEKIVHIDWQSSYWIKENEID, from the coding sequence GTGAATCAATTTCAGTTAGATTATCTGGAACTCATCAAGAACAGCGTATTAGATTTACTCAATACACGCTGTGACAAGGGTGTTGTTGATACGCAAAATAAGGAAGACGCTTTTTCAGATCGTGTGTTTCAACATGTCTGGCATGGCAGGGCGCTTTCAATGTGTACCATTACTCGCCTTGATAGTATGTTTCAGTTTATTTTCAATACCATAAACAATAAGGTCGATGGTGATATAATTGAATGTGGCGTATGGAGAGGTGGATGTGCCATATATATGCAGGCTATACTATACATATTAGGAAGATTAGATAAAAAATTGTTTTTAGCAGATTCTTATTGTGGATTACCAATACCTGACACAGAGTTAGATAAAGAAATGTATTATAATTCTAATGTTGAGGATGTGAATAGGCTTTTTATATCAGAAGAGACCGTTAGAGATAATTTCACGCGATACAATTTGCTGTTTGATAACGTTATTTTCTTGAAAGGGTGGTTTAAAGATACTCTACCAACAGATAAAATAAAATCATTATCTATATTGAGAATAGATTGCGATTTTTATGAGTCAACACTTACGACTTTGGAACAATTATATCCTAAATTGTCTATAGGTGGTTATGTGGTTTTAGATGATTATAGATTAGACATTTGTGATGAAAAAAAGGCCACAGATTATTATCGTAAAATACATAATATAAAAGAAAAGATAGTCCATATAGATTGGCAAAGCTCATATTGGATTAAAGAAAACGAGATTGACTAA
- a CDS encoding HAD family hydrolase produces the protein MLSKMTKELVIFDFDFTLADSSKGIVKSIQYASRFLNLKIPPKEDIINTIGLDLASTFNTLHSSETDDKIPEFVKHFLTMSSRVMRKSTVVYNNVGVLFSSLKNSQIKVAILSTKLRETISQVLEDNDLLHFVDCIIGGEDVLKHKPNTEGMNKIIQHMNVPAENILYVGDNIVDAKVATYSKVDFLPILTGNTTLNAFNDLGYYEALYDIIQVLDYIDLLEKPC, from the coding sequence ATGCTTAGTAAGATGACCAAAGAGTTAGTAATTTTTGACTTTGATTTTACCTTAGCTGATTCCTCTAAGGGGATAGTTAAGTCTATTCAATATGCTTCAAGATTTTTAAACTTAAAGATTCCGCCCAAAGAAGATATTATAAACACTATAGGGCTTGATCTTGCTAGTACATTTAATACGTTACATAGTAGTGAAACAGATGATAAAATACCTGAATTTGTCAAACATTTTTTAACTATGTCAAGTAGAGTAATGCGGAAAAGTACGGTAGTCTATAACAATGTTGGGGTATTGTTTTCATCATTAAAGAATAGCCAAATCAAAGTGGCTATTTTATCAACCAAGCTCAGAGAAACAATTAGTCAAGTTTTAGAAGATAATGATCTCTTACATTTTGTCGATTGTATTATAGGGGGAGAAGATGTGTTAAAGCATAAGCCAAACACCGAAGGTATGAACAAGATTATACAGCATATGAATGTACCTGCAGAGAATATATTATATGTGGGCGATAACATTGTTGATGCTAAAGTAGCAACATACTCTAAGGTCGACTTTCTGCCTATTCTGACGGGGAATACAACCCTTAACGCTTTTAATGATCTAGGTTATTACGAAGCTTTATATGATATTATTCAAGTATTAGATTATATAGATCTGCTGGAGAAACCTTGCTAA
- a CDS encoding TauD/TfdA family dioxygenase yields the protein MLGSGYCIEIKGCNLLNSEAERFASMFTKLLDDYHILVFRNQCLSQSDLIKVSSMFGDLEITWDKKDRSQENEHVHMISNIGLKNYDYKSSAQIWHTDNSFLSRPSKYTILHSKIRPAIGGDTMFSDMRAAYNSLSDSVKNKIAGLKAIHSFGHQFKELRNNKYEDNLDEFFPEVVHPIVRIHPHNNKKSLYLNQLTIKEIIGDDIHENRSLLTQLNDHSVQEKFIYTHKWLEGDLLIWDNASLIHRGTHTPIELQRLLYRTSIIGDVTY from the coding sequence ATGTTAGGATCTGGGTACTGCATAGAGATTAAAGGATGTAATTTATTAAATAGTGAAGCTGAACGATTTGCAAGCATGTTTACAAAATTGCTGGATGATTATCACATTTTAGTATTTCGAAATCAGTGTTTATCTCAATCCGATTTGATAAAAGTATCTTCAATGTTTGGTGACCTGGAAATAACTTGGGATAAGAAGGATCGCAGCCAAGAAAATGAGCATGTGCATATGATTTCAAATATTGGATTAAAAAATTATGATTATAAAAGTTCAGCCCAAATTTGGCATACTGACAATTCATTCTTAAGTCGACCATCAAAATATACGATACTCCATTCTAAAATAAGACCCGCTATTGGGGGAGACACAATGTTTTCAGATATGAGAGCTGCCTATAACAGTTTATCAGATAGTGTTAAGAATAAAATCGCTGGTTTGAAAGCAATACACTCTTTCGGCCATCAATTTAAAGAATTAAGGAATAATAAATACGAGGACAATCTAGATGAATTTTTTCCAGAGGTTGTTCACCCCATTGTGAGAATACATCCGCATAATAATAAGAAGAGCCTTTACCTAAACCAACTGACGATAAAGGAGATAATTGGGGATGATATACACGAAAACCGTAGTTTATTAACTCAACTGAATGACCACTCAGTGCAGGAGAAATTCATATATACTCATAAGTGGCTAGAAGGAGATTTACTAATATGGGATAATGCATCACTTATACATCGAGGTACTCATACGCCTATCGAGCTTCAAAGGCTGCTCTATAGAACTAGTATCATCGGTGACGTTACATACTAA
- the udk gene encoding uridine kinase has product MVMVAIYGASGSGKSTFLDLLATQLNEVGCSCLKEDNYYHNSNQLSYEERRNIDYDHPSSLDHTLLITQLKQLYCEKTPILSPKFDFSTLLRVEEAEKIMPNPIILVDGLLLMTNSLLAKMFTIKVYIDTPLDICLSRRLNRDLKCRGIDVVEYGLSRYESKIKPMFENYVSPYKDIADFVVSDSHFHDNVTQLKSKVVAIHTNLIYGC; this is encoded by the coding sequence ATGGTTATGGTAGCCATTTACGGCGCCAGTGGTTCAGGAAAATCAACTTTCCTGGACCTTCTGGCAACACAATTAAATGAAGTTGGGTGTTCATGTTTGAAAGAAGATAATTATTATCATAATTCTAATCAGCTTTCATATGAGGAAAGAAGAAACATTGATTATGATCACCCAAGCTCTCTAGACCATACATTACTTATAACGCAATTAAAACAACTGTATTGTGAAAAAACTCCAATCTTAAGCCCAAAGTTTGATTTTTCAACATTGTTGAGAGTGGAAGAAGCTGAAAAAATTATGCCGAATCCAATCATACTTGTTGATGGTTTGTTACTGATGACGAATTCCTTGTTGGCGAAGATGTTTACAATTAAAGTATATATTGATACCCCGTTAGATATATGCTTATCCCGCAGGTTAAATCGAGATTTAAAATGCAGAGGAATTGACGTAGTCGAATATGGGTTAAGTCGATACGAGTCCAAAATTAAGCCTATGTTTGAGAATTATGTGTCGCCTTATAAAGACATTGCAGACTTTGTAGTATCGGATTCTCATTTTCACGATAATGTAACTCAGCTTAAAAGCAAGGTAGTCGCTATTCACACGAATTTGATCTATGGATGTTAA
- a CDS encoding YqcI/YcgG family protein: MNAVCDKASFDPGDAGCLEEFKKVQMQGCPFAPKAKIWGSPEWNNHLSLTENLLSIIPSLEMFIQSADQKDLDGYIIAMPPEYGTSVESLAETTKEALSILSQNDPSKGNSLAKKVNDKKWQFTFLNMRLFVKAFAPCYDENHSRNASDSNKVYILFQPEFSFAKHGISRGSNPELRNSIREHFNETGRTYFREDIFESPNEAPRYITPAKLQDPVVDWWVD, from the coding sequence ATGAACGCTGTTTGTGATAAGGCTAGTTTTGACCCGGGGGATGCGGGTTGTTTGGAGGAATTTAAGAAAGTTCAAATGCAAGGATGTCCATTTGCTCCCAAAGCTAAAATCTGGGGCAGCCCTGAATGGAATAATCATTTAAGTTTGACGGAAAATCTCTTAAGTATTATTCCTTCATTAGAAATGTTTATTCAGAGTGCGGATCAGAAAGATTTAGATGGATACATCATCGCAATGCCACCAGAATACGGTACTTCAGTAGAAAGCTTAGCTGAGACCACAAAGGAAGCATTATCTATATTATCCCAAAATGACCCTTCAAAAGGCAATTCACTCGCTAAAAAGGTAAATGATAAGAAGTGGCAATTCACGTTTTTAAATATGCGGTTATTCGTGAAAGCATTTGCTCCTTGTTATGATGAAAATCACTCAAGAAATGCTTCAGACTCGAATAAAGTATATATATTGTTTCAACCCGAGTTTTCATTTGCCAAACATGGTATTTCTCGTGGTAGTAATCCTGAGCTTCGTAACAGTATTAGAGAGCACTTTAATGAGACGGGGCGAACTTACTTTAGAGAAGACATCTTTGAATCTCCTAATGAGGCGCCTCGGTATATCACACCAGCAAAGCTACAAGATCCTGTGGTTGATTGGTGGGTAGATTGA
- a CDS encoding helix-turn-helix domain-containing protein, with the protein MSKSSGVNLSKNIAINHSSIVSEICESLSKDLQLTYFNYVKLYPDGKRALLTNRPEWLEVFYANELYKLPEVKTIENHQIGDYQLWATYSDQSSFEIASQEHNIANGITISISLPNNITELYYFGTTRNNYHMQNVYLNNIDSLESFIRYFKNTGEKIIALAESNLIVTEPEPKIELLDMAYINEKIEEFMSECKVSSYTINANGVKTKITKNEAQFIRELATNLSISEIALRLNKSKRTADDYVERIKDKFMSDNISQLRKIIAQNKLGDKLY; encoded by the coding sequence ATGAGCAAAAGTTCAGGGGTGAATTTAAGCAAGAATATAGCTATAAATCACAGCAGTATTGTTTCTGAAATATGTGAATCATTAAGTAAAGATTTACAATTAACCTATTTCAATTATGTAAAACTCTATCCTGATGGTAAAAGAGCTCTTTTAACCAATCGACCCGAATGGCTGGAAGTGTTTTATGCGAATGAGTTGTACAAACTTCCAGAAGTAAAAACAATAGAAAATCATCAGATTGGAGACTATCAACTTTGGGCAACTTATAGTGATCAATCTTCATTCGAAATTGCTAGTCAAGAACATAATATAGCAAACGGGATAACAATATCGATATCATTGCCTAATAATATCACTGAGCTATATTACTTTGGAACAACTCGTAATAATTACCATATGCAAAATGTGTATCTTAACAACATTGATTCACTAGAGAGCTTTATTCGATATTTTAAAAACACAGGTGAAAAAATCATTGCACTCGCTGAATCTAATCTAATTGTTACTGAGCCAGAACCAAAGATCGAATTATTAGATATGGCATATATCAATGAAAAAATTGAAGAATTCATGAGCGAGTGCAAGGTGTCAAGTTATACTATTAATGCTAATGGTGTGAAGACGAAAATTACAAAAAATGAAGCGCAGTTCATTCGAGAGCTCGCCACAAACTTGTCTATCAGTGAAATTGCGCTACGGCTAAACAAATCAAAAAGAACAGCTGATGACTACGTGGAAAGGATAAAAGATAAATTTATGAGTGATAATATATCTCAACTAAGAAAAATAATCGCTCAAAATAAACTTGGAGATAAGTTGTATTAA
- a CDS encoding AMP-binding protein, producing MRLADLKLGCNNNLLNHILKYSKISPDKTALTFIDDNNEISYTYDELYKNICELSDKLKLYGLSDSTAILAFKPSIEFVIAYLACIKEKILVGVCPAISTNNMINVNKYIDFLTQELKTSIIIVNNDSKDYINLSNVNLIILNDLISNYNRKTLGAVDINVTEDQNIHILYTSGSTSKPKGVIATESQLLYNINYTSKVWGFDELSTSLTIGNHYHAATIVAGILLPLVKGGRCIIMPTQSVLDDSSQWLRVISKYGVTHAGGPPYLYKLCIDNIKLLSTDSTLKKWKVAFIGSEVVSYSLIKKFSTLYSKYGFDYNNFCVSYGMTESNGLICSTPRDTPPTTQKIRINRGLKTFMGCGKASHGTHVLIVNNSKVLKDKQIGKIYVNSSSILTDYHNRSDSQFLYYQSKRYFDTQDLGFKKNGVLYVIGRSDRTIIVSGQNYNLDVLEQDMQSNICQKYHVISTIANYNDSKLVLILVFDKDNDIDMIELFNQVRMYLFTFYSGIIISDIYVILHDDLPYSQNRKLPKLKILYMINEKHIIPLRHFSISTPSCIIEKILLLSNKVRKNETLSDSEVLSLKELLTLDSIHYANLIYQLENIFNLRLKLTDILSAKTIGDLIISLGFVPSKKQSVTLQAKPCIVKPQSNYDTKMPRLDEKGSTCNILLTGALGFIGSHLLKFLSQNKDNNIYCLIRENKRTTFFCYFCNSTKICNCKNELEKNNVTLIAGDTELKNFGMSIKKWRNLCNKIDVIFHMSEYVNHFEKFDSLWAIYSASLDNVLQFAFAYKPKKLNYLSSLPVNNILEQVTTFNELFESQQLRCNYSGYLLCKAATELILRDISSKHIAISIFRLGQVTSTLEKFVINQKDIFHQLLRLIAMTENLPLSRALYVNAIPIDVLVESIILQNLQPIYHNENYFIYNIFNPVEKNLNQLFDINNNPTKKEISFLQWISEAQKHLKHFNEPIRRVISELLSNDSNSPINFTKYFMTYAEYQNSLSVIAMGDEKDALNIYDMLLTNIKDYLL from the coding sequence ATGCGACTAGCTGATTTAAAATTAGGATGCAATAATAATTTGCTTAATCATATATTAAAGTACTCAAAAATTTCACCTGACAAGACTGCGTTAACTTTCATTGATGACAACAACGAAATTTCTTATACATATGATGAACTATATAAAAATATATGTGAACTCTCAGATAAATTGAAATTATATGGTCTTAGTGATTCTACGGCTATTCTTGCATTTAAACCATCAATTGAGTTTGTCATAGCCTATCTAGCATGTATCAAAGAAAAAATATTGGTTGGAGTTTGCCCAGCAATATCTACAAATAATATGATAAACGTAAACAAATATATTGATTTTTTAACTCAGGAGCTAAAGACAAGCATCATTATCGTTAATAATGATTCAAAAGACTACATCAACTTGTCGAATGTTAATTTGATAATTTTAAATGATCTTATCTCAAATTACAATCGGAAAACTCTCGGCGCTGTAGATATAAATGTGACGGAAGACCAGAATATTCATATATTATACACGTCTGGATCAACCTCAAAACCAAAAGGTGTTATAGCTACAGAAAGCCAATTGCTATACAACATTAATTACACATCAAAGGTTTGGGGTTTCGATGAGTTAAGTACCAGCCTAACTATCGGTAATCATTATCATGCTGCAACTATTGTAGCAGGTATTTTGTTACCATTAGTAAAAGGTGGGAGATGCATTATAATGCCAACTCAGTCCGTTTTAGATGACTCATCACAATGGTTGCGGGTAATTTCTAAATACGGAGTAACACATGCTGGCGGCCCCCCTTATTTATATAAACTGTGCATCGATAATATAAAGCTTTTATCAACGGATTCAACTCTGAAAAAATGGAAGGTTGCGTTTATCGGTAGTGAGGTTGTTTCTTACTCATTAATAAAGAAATTTTCAACTTTATACAGTAAATATGGTTTTGATTACAATAATTTCTGTGTTAGTTATGGGATGACAGAAAGTAATGGATTAATATGTAGCACACCTCGCGACACACCACCTACTACGCAAAAAATTCGTATAAATAGAGGGTTAAAGACATTCATGGGTTGCGGAAAAGCATCCCATGGAACACACGTATTAATAGTGAATAATTCAAAGGTGCTTAAGGATAAACAGATTGGAAAGATATATGTCAATAGCAGTTCGATATTAACTGACTACCACAATAGGTCTGATTCACAATTTTTGTATTATCAATCAAAGCGTTATTTCGACACACAAGATTTGGGTTTTAAGAAGAATGGTGTGTTATATGTTATAGGTAGATCTGACAGGACTATAATAGTTAGCGGTCAAAATTATAATTTAGATGTCCTAGAGCAGGACATGCAATCAAATATTTGTCAAAAATACCATGTTATTAGCACTATTGCGAATTACAATGATTCTAAATTAGTTTTGATTTTAGTTTTCGATAAAGACAATGATATTGATATGATAGAATTATTTAATCAAGTCAGGATGTATTTGTTTACGTTTTATAGTGGTATAATAATCTCCGATATATACGTTATCCTCCATGATGATTTACCCTACTCACAAAATAGAAAACTTCCAAAATTGAAAATTCTTTATATGATTAATGAGAAACATATTATTCCACTAAGACACTTCAGTATATCCACTCCAAGCTGTATAATTGAAAAAATCCTATTATTGTCAAATAAGGTAAGAAAAAATGAAACGCTCTCAGATAGCGAAGTTTTGTCTCTAAAAGAATTATTAACATTGGACTCTATTCATTACGCCAATCTTATATATCAGTTAGAAAACATTTTTAATTTACGGTTAAAACTTACAGATATACTGAGTGCCAAAACCATTGGTGACTTAATAATAAGTTTGGGTTTTGTTCCCTCAAAAAAACAAAGTGTTACTCTTCAAGCAAAGCCTTGTATAGTTAAGCCGCAATCGAATTATGATACTAAAATGCCAAGATTAGATGAGAAAGGATCAACGTGTAACATACTATTAACTGGTGCTTTAGGTTTTATTGGTTCCCACCTGCTAAAGTTTTTGAGTCAGAACAAAGATAATAATATTTACTGCTTAATTAGAGAAAATAAAAGAACCACGTTTTTTTGCTATTTTTGTAATTCCACTAAAATATGTAATTGCAAAAATGAGCTAGAAAAAAACAATGTTACATTAATTGCCGGGGATACTGAACTAAAGAATTTTGGAATGAGTATTAAAAAATGGAGAAATCTATGTAATAAAATTGATGTTATATTTCATATGTCAGAATATGTTAATCACTTTGAAAAATTTGACTCTCTGTGGGCTATATATTCAGCGTCGTTAGATAATGTGCTGCAATTTGCTTTTGCTTATAAACCTAAGAAATTAAACTACTTGTCCAGCTTGCCTGTTAATAATATATTAGAGCAAGTCACCACCTTTAATGAATTATTTGAAAGCCAACAGCTTAGGTGTAATTATTCAGGATACCTGCTTTGCAAGGCTGCTACAGAGTTAATTTTAAGAGACATATCTTCTAAGCACATTGCAATATCAATATTCCGTTTAGGCCAAGTTACATCTACTCTAGAAAAATTTGTGATTAATCAAAAAGATATATTCCATCAGTTGCTGCGATTGATTGCGATGACTGAAAATTTGCCATTATCTAGAGCATTATATGTCAACGCTATTCCAATTGATGTATTAGTGGAGAGTATAATTCTACAGAACTTACAACCTATTTATCACAATGAAAATTATTTTATATATAATATTTTCAACCCAGTAGAAAAAAATCTCAATCAATTATTCGATATAAATAATAACCCTACTAAAAAAGAAATTTCTTTTTTACAATGGATTTCTGAAGCGCAGAAACATTTAAAGCACTTTAATGAGCCTATACGTAGAGTTATTTCTGAGCTATTATCAAATGATAGTAACTCACCGATAAATTTTACAAAATATTTCATGACATATGCTGAATACCAAAATTCGTTATCGGTTATTGCGATGGGTGATGAGAAAGATGCTCTTAACATTTATGATATGTTGCTAACTAACATTAAGGATTATTTGCTATGA
- a CDS encoding helix-turn-helix transcriptional regulator: protein MNTLKEKCKILKDKFDIDYFCLTMIDDDNRSIISNIDEFDEVYISEKIFNYAPVFQLENSQDDIYYIWDLKFDYEAFNILSKIYGVKCGIGIHSKILSSNHVYYFFSNSDVPIKYLYLLHMNGVFYRFVNYILEEIDDNNLRFGKLKISPDHNIEDGVSIAVDSSALNNGLGEKFSFQTSTGSIILTQSELDILRQYIKGLSAKEISRVVNKSYRTVEGYISRSMRKLMCDSKNQLIINYSRYLL from the coding sequence ATGAACACACTGAAGGAAAAGTGCAAAATACTAAAAGATAAGTTCGATATAGATTATTTTTGCTTAACAATGATAGATGATGATAATAGATCAATCATATCAAATATAGACGAGTTTGATGAGGTATATATTAGCGAAAAAATATTCAATTATGCTCCAGTATTTCAGCTGGAAAATTCACAGGATGATATCTATTACATTTGGGACCTAAAATTTGATTATGAGGCTTTTAACATTCTTTCTAAGATTTATGGTGTGAAATGTGGAATAGGAATACATTCCAAAATTTTGAGCTCTAATCATGTGTATTACTTTTTCTCAAATAGCGATGTACCCATTAAGTATTTATATTTATTACATATGAATGGTGTATTTTATAGATTTGTCAATTATATTTTAGAAGAAATTGATGATAATAACCTTCGATTTGGCAAGCTAAAAATATCGCCCGATCATAATATAGAGGATGGTGTTTCGATAGCCGTTGATAGCAGCGCACTAAATAACGGTCTTGGCGAAAAGTTTTCTTTTCAAACATCTACTGGGAGCATCATATTAACTCAAAGCGAGCTTGATATATTACGTCAGTATATTAAGGGATTATCAGCAAAGGAGATTTCAAGAGTTGTAAATAAATCTTATAGAACTGTTGAGGGCTATATTTCTCGATCTATGAGAAAATTGATGTGTGATTCAAAAAATCAGTTAATAATTAACTATTCAAGATATTTACTATGA
- a CDS encoding DUF692 domain-containing protein, which translates to MCQLIGIGLRHPHIRQVLEELPSVGWWEIHSENFFQAGGPSLENLLSIREHYRLSLHGVGLSLGSSSGIDEQHLSRLKNLIQQLNPFLVSEHLSWSRVGNLFLPDLLPIPYTKESLEVIARNIDQVQSYLGREILIENPSSYLEFASSEMEEESFLITLCQKTGAKILLDVNNIFVSCSNHGWDMNKYIDSVPPDLVREVHLAGHSIKSITPDQKIHIDTHDTTVDGAVWALYGYAISKFGAKPTLLEWDAQIPSLDTLIKESRKALDYLPQEVMAIENT; encoded by the coding sequence ATGTGTCAGCTGATTGGAATTGGATTGAGGCACCCACATATCCGGCAAGTGCTGGAGGAATTACCGTCTGTGGGATGGTGGGAAATTCACAGTGAGAATTTTTTCCAGGCAGGCGGCCCTTCTTTAGAAAATTTACTTTCCATTCGAGAGCATTACCGATTAAGTCTACATGGGGTAGGGCTTTCATTAGGTTCGTCATCTGGGATTGATGAGCAGCATTTGAGTCGATTGAAAAATCTCATTCAGCAGTTAAACCCATTTCTTGTTTCAGAACATCTTTCGTGGAGTAGAGTAGGAAATCTTTTTTTACCTGATTTGCTTCCGATTCCTTATACAAAAGAGAGCTTGGAAGTTATTGCTCGTAATATAGATCAAGTTCAAAGTTATTTGGGTCGAGAAATATTAATAGAGAATCCGTCTTCATATCTTGAATTTGCATCATCAGAAATGGAGGAGGAGAGTTTTTTGATCACGTTGTGCCAGAAAACGGGTGCAAAAATTTTGTTGGATGTGAATAATATTTTTGTCTCTTGCTCAAATCATGGATGGGATATGAATAAGTATATCGATTCCGTGCCCCCTGATTTAGTGAGAGAAGTTCATTTGGCGGGCCATTCTATTAAATCCATAACACCAGATCAGAAGATACATATAGACACTCACGATACAACAGTTGATGGAGCAGTTTGGGCGCTATATGGTTATGCAATATCAAAATTTGGCGCTAAGCCAACATTATTAGAGTGGGATGCACAGATTCCATCGCTTGACACATTAATAAAAGAATCGAGGAAAGCATTGGATTATCTGCCACAGGAGGTAATGGCAATTGAAAACACTTGA
- a CDS encoding DNA-binding domain-containing protein, which produces MKTLEQIQKDFCDAILHQKSSDYHFISSSNPMDRVSIYKNTIFDALRKALAVTFPGVWILLGEECADNLARAFCSIDANLPFSGCLDDWGAQFPDFIYQQESLKNLSYLKDFAEYEWLKHLSYSAASVMMLESDALVSIAEENVEALAFTLHPSVFTMMSPFALDEIVDIIENPDNATVNSISKKTYALVARPYNTVLTFWEGADLWLFIDTLLKGKSLGESFQAVKNEFQDFDLTNAVHFLLQQKLLISIEYN; this is translated from the coding sequence TTGAAAACACTTGAGCAGATACAAAAAGATTTTTGCGATGCGATTCTGCACCAGAAATCCAGTGATTATCATTTTATTTCTTCATCGAATCCTATGGATCGTGTATCTATTTATAAAAACACGATTTTTGATGCTCTTCGAAAAGCGCTGGCGGTAACCTTCCCAGGTGTTTGGATCTTATTAGGAGAAGAATGCGCCGATAATCTTGCAAGAGCATTTTGCAGTATCGATGCTAATTTGCCTTTTTCAGGTTGTTTAGATGATTGGGGTGCTCAATTTCCTGATTTTATCTATCAACAAGAATCGCTTAAAAATTTATCGTATCTAAAAGACTTTGCAGAATATGAATGGCTTAAACATTTATCATACAGCGCAGCATCTGTTATGATGCTCGAGTCAGATGCATTAGTTAGTATTGCGGAAGAAAATGTTGAAGCACTTGCATTCACTTTGCACCCATCTGTTTTTACAATGATGAGCCCATTTGCTCTCGATGAAATAGTCGACATAATAGAAAATCCTGACAACGCCACTGTCAATTCTATTTCTAAGAAAACATACGCCCTAGTCGCCCGCCCGTATAATACCGTATTGACGTTTTGGGAGGGTGCTGATTTGTGGTTATTTATTGATACTCTATTGAAAGGAAAAAGTTTGGGAGAATCCTTTCAAGCAGTAAAAAATGAGTTCCAGGATTTTGACTTAACTAATGCCGTACATTTTTTGCTGCAGCAGAAACTTTTAATCTCTATTGAATATAATTAA
- a CDS encoding DUF192 domain-containing protein, producing MSRILFTIFFFLSIATYAEEKIVLSVELAATSAEREWGLMGRTSLPENSGMLFIYHPAQKLNFWMFNTFIDLSLAYIDSNFTIREIYDMKAYPEKMDPNRPVKKLSDIDKYWHWGPEKTFFREHSTASKGEYPYALEVNVGWFNKQHIKVGDRIELDAKNKLIIFNRD from the coding sequence GTGTCTCGAATTTTATTTACGATTTTCTTTTTTCTCTCAATAGCTACTTACGCTGAGGAAAAAATAGTCCTATCTGTGGAATTGGCGGCAACTTCTGCGGAAAGAGAATGGGGATTAATGGGAAGAACTTCTCTGCCTGAAAATAGTGGAATGCTATTTATTTACCATCCTGCTCAAAAATTAAATTTTTGGATGTTCAATACTTTCATCGACTTATCTTTAGCCTACATCGACAGTAATTTTACTATTAGAGAAATCTACGACATGAAGGCCTATCCTGAAAAAATGGACCCCAACCGTCCCGTGAAAAAGCTTTCTGACATCGACAAATACTGGCACTGGGGCCCTGAAAAAACTTTTTTCCGCGAACATAGCACTGCCTCTAAGGGCGAATATCCTTACGCTTTGGAAGTTAATGTTGGATGGTTTAACAAACAACACATTAAAGTTGGAGATAGAATAGAACTTGATGCAAAAAATAAATTAATTATATTCAATAGAGATTAA